A window from Amblyomma americanum isolate KBUSLIRL-KWMA chromosome 7, ASM5285725v1, whole genome shotgun sequence encodes these proteins:
- the LOC144098891 gene encoding uncharacterized protein LOC144098891 isoform X3 produces the protein MATAAGLRPALRLGLLLLLTCCANAEEQSSDVLVREARAVGQFRGLYEFLQQRDSTVFCKYLRRAQVEDVLASLPSLTIIAPNDLAFAALPPSVIKMLETDSRFLRKFVLHHIVGDSVNSRSLRGDLEITTAGGDNILVKVYDNGRTVSLGGANILLGDVSYENVIIHIVDRVLYPIADSLLSQTIQAKFGYFYRLLQSSGFASVLNSDLYTVFIPTQDAINNLPTETSQKILSDSELLKRVISHHIVPGLQFSAALKDGATLTPLDGEVLKITTQAGQLFIDGVPFVSRDDGATNGVIHIVNRLLVPQSVIEDCGCVPSHGGGDSLLTGGKISFPGTTIVGQQIPGLVQHVVVPGKVTQTTHIVSPPKTVVLGPGALQPLLPGQAPQITFQIGTPGLPKGPGVPSLPAGPKGPGAPRGPSGPSGPFGPGGPSGPSGPFGPSGPSGPGGPKGPSGPFGPGGPSGPGGPKGPSGPFGPGGPKGPGGPSGPRGPSGPFGPSGPSGPGAPKGPSGPFGPGGPSGLSGPFGPGGPSGPGGPSGTRGPSGPFGPGGPSGPLGPGGPSGPGGPKGPGGPRGPSGPFGPSGPSGPRGPSGPFGPGGPSGPGGPKGPSGPFGPSGPSGPKGPSGPFGPSGPSGPGAPSGPRGPSGPFGPGGPSGPGGPKGPSGPFGPSGPSGPGGPRGPSGPFGPGGPSGPGGPRGPGGPFGPGGPSGPGGPKGPSGSFGTGGPSGPGGPSGPFGPSGPSGPGGPKGPSGPFGPAGPSGPRGPSGPSGPAGPSGPFGPGGPSGPGGPRAPTASLSFGPKGPSGPSGPKGPFPSGPSGPFGPGGPSGPSGPFGPSGPRGPSGPFGPGGPSGPRGPGGPFPSGPSGPGGPSGPSGPRGPSGPSGPAGPSGPFGPGGPRGPSGPFPSGPSGPSGPRGPSGPGGPFGPGGPSGPRGPGGPFPSGPSGPGGPSGPSGPSGPRGPSGPSGPRGPSGPAGPSGPFGPGGPRGPSGPFPSGPSGPSGPRGPSGPGGPFGPGGPSGPSGPSGPRGPSGPGGPFGPGGPSGPSGPSGPRGPSGPGGPFGPGGPSGPSGPSGPRGPSGPGGPFGPGGPSGPSGPFPSGPSGPGGPRGPSGPFGPGGPSGPGGPKGPSGPFGPSGPSGPKGPSGPFGPSGPSGPGGPSAPRGPSGPFGPSGSFPSGPSGQGGPSGPRGPSGPRGPSGPFGPSGPGGPSGPSGPFGPGGPKGPSGPSGPRGPSGPFGPSGPAGPKGPTATFTFGSRLPTGPAGPSGPRGPGAPSGPGGPGGPKGPSGPFGPSGPGGPSGPGGPGGPKGPSGPFGPSGPGGPSGPKGPSGPFGPSGPGGPSGPKGPSGPLGPSGPGGPSGPAGPGGFLFGGPSATPAPKVPGLPLPGGPSGPSGPRGPSGSRTPTRKPPSYVPLPGEVPGAPSLSRGPTLPGATGVTGAPRLPIGGGPKGPATLGFPRLPGGPAGVGKLTFISGLPVPKAPGAPSITIFPGAPAVTTFTTGVTGFMLGGPAGPTTPGGFSFAFPGLPQAGLPKAPSGPKAPTVTFTFGPSGPSGPKGPSGPLGPSGPGGPSGPSGPRGPSGPSGPSGPSGPKGPSGPFGPSGPGGPSGPSGPLGPSGPSGPFPSGPSGPRGPTGPSGPLGPGGPKGPAGPRGPSGPRGPSGPYPSGSPGPSGPFPSGPSGPAGPRVPSGPFGPGAPTGPSGPRGPFGPSGPKGPSATFTLGPSGPSGPRGPSGPRGPSGPGGPKGPSGPDGPRGPSGPSGPSGPYPSGPAGPSGPFPSGPSGPRGPSGPSGPRGPSGPGGPFGPSGPSGPRGPGGPSGPSGPSGPRGPSGPYPSGPAGPSGPFPSGPSGPGGPRGPSGPSGPRGPSGPGGPFGPSGPSGPRGPSGPGGPSGPSGPRGPSGPYPSGPAGPSGPFPSGPSGPGGPRGPSGPSGPRGPSGPGGPFGPSGPGGPSGPRGPSGPSGSYPSGPAGPSGPFPSGPSGPRGPSGPSGPRGPSGPGGPFGPSGPSGPSGPGGPSGPRGPSGPSGPYPSGPAGPSGPFPSGPSGPRGPSGPSGPRGPSGPGGPRGPSGPGGPSGPRGPSGPYPSGPAGPSGPFPSGPSGPSGPRGPSGPLGPGGPSGPSGPRGPGGPFGPSGPKAPSATFTLGPRAPGGPRGPSGPSGPYPSGPAGPSGPFPSGPSGPSGPRGPSGPLGPGGPKGPSGPSGPSGPFPSGPSGPRGPSGPSGPRGPGGPGGPRGPSGPYPSGPAGPSGPFPSGPSGPRGPSGPSGPRGPSGPSGPSGPRGPSGPYPSGPAGPSGPFPSGPSGPRGPSGPSGPRGPSGPGGPFGPSGPSGPSGPRGPSGPGGPSGPSGPRGPSGPYPSGPAGPSGPFPSGPSGPRGPSGPSGPRGPSGPGGPFGPSGPSGPRGPSGPSGPYPSGPAGPSGPSGPRGPSGPSGPRGPSGPGGPFGPSGPSGPSGPRGPSGPFGPSGPGGPSGPRGPSGPSGPYPSGPAGPSGPFPSGPSGPGGPSDPSGPRGPSGPGGPFGPSGPSGPSGPRGPSGPKAPSATFTLGPSGPVGPRGPSGPSGPSGPFPSGPAGPSGPFPSGPSGPSGPRRPSGPLGPGGPSGPSGPLGPSGPRGPSGPSGPSGPRGPYPSGPAGPSGPFPSGPSGPSGPRGPAGPSGPRGPSGPSGQRGPSGPGGPFGPSGPGGPSGPAGPSGPFPSGPSGPKGPSGPSGPFGPSGPRGPSGPSGPKGPSGPSGPSGPFGPSGPRGPGGPSGPSGPSGPSGPFGPSGPSGPSGPRGPGGPGGPRGPGGPFGPSGPKAPTATFIFGPSGPGGPSGPGGPSGPKGPAGPGGPRGPSGPAGPKGPSAPGLSLTPSGVVVPGAPGITSIQFGGRLVGVPKVTVGLPQTSVLLQPGGQVTYGKTELHIQPPTTYVIPGQVVTQTFGTTVKTSGVPSAVYGISGPSIQLQGKPLDFTLVLKELKATRYLSWLQKTGVLQLINDGAAYTIFVPSDDAIAQIRGQLLSKLEGDAQLLRQLVLYHIVPGQVTIDNDRTFPTLDEGSLLRFNKYFNGRVVTASGGIIGPKKQQGNFVFYTIDRVLHRPGGSILDVIHQSILLPKLDEAIKFAGLEEYLSGVGPYTIFAPSDQAFKNAVGMENVLRDREALKALLLRHIVLGTVYSAGVQENQVLKTVGGLELKMSIIPECITVNGVNINNPDNVASNGVIHVIDHFL, from the exons ATGGCGACCGCCGCAGGGCTCCGGCCCGCGCTCCGGCTCGGACTATTGCTGCTGCTCACCTGCTGCGCGAACGCCGAAG agcaatCCAGCGATGTCCTGGTTCGCGAGGCACGGGCTGTCGGCCAGTTCCGCGGCCTCTACGAGTTCCTCCAGCAGCGAGACTCCACCGTCTTCTGCAAGTACCTGCGTCGCGCCCAGGTCGAAGACGTCCTCGCATCCCTGC CGTCCCTGACAATCATCGCACCCAATGACCTGGCGTTCGCGGCCCTGCCGCCGAGCGTCATCAAGATGCTGGAGACGGACAGTCGATTCCTGAGGAAATTCGTGCTGCACCACATCGTGGGCGACTCGGTGAACAGCCGCAGCCTTCGCGGCGACCTCGAGATCACCACCGCGGGCGGCGACAACATCCTCGTCAAGGTCTACGACAACGGCAGG ACGGTCTCCCTTGGAGGCGCCAACATCCTGCTGGGTGATGTCTCGTACGAGAACGTCATCATCCACATCGTAGACCGCGTGCTGTACCCGATCGCCGACAGCCTGCTCTCGCAGACTATCCAGGCCAAATTCGGATACTTCTACCGCCTACTCCAGAGCAGCGGCTTCGCCAGCGTCTTGAACA GTGACCTGTACACTGTCTTCATACCAACTCAAGACGCCATCAACAACCTGCCAACGGAGACCTCGCAGAAGATCCTGTCAGACAGCGAGCTCCTTAAGC GCGTGATTTCCCACCACATTGTCCCTGGCCTTCAGTTCAGCGCTGCTCTCAAGGATGGCGCTACGCTGACCCCACTCGACGGCGAAGTTCTCAAGATCACGACCCAAGCCG GTCAACTCTTCATCGACGGTGTTCCATTCGTCAGCAGGGATGACGGTGCAACCAACGGTGTCATCCACATTGTTAACCGACTGCTGGTGCCACAGAGCGTGATCGAAGACTGCGGCTGCGTCCCGTCGCACGGCGGTGGGGATAGCCTGCTCACTGGCGGAAAGATCAGCTTCCCTGGAACCACCATCGTGGGCCAGCAGATTCCTGGACTCGTGCAGCACGTCGTGGTGCCAGGCAAAGTGACGCAGACCACCCACATCGTGTCTCCGCCCAAGACCGTTGTCCTAG GCCCTGGGGCTCTGCAACCTCTCCTGCCAGGCCAAGCTCCTCAAATAACATTCCAGATTGGTACTCCAGGACTTCCTAAAGGTCCGGGAGTTCCATCATTGCCTGCTGGACCAAAGGGTCCAGGAGCTCCACGAGGACCCAGTGGGCCATCTGGACCATTCGGACCAGGAGGACCAAGTGGACCAAGCGGGCCATTTGGACCTAGTGGACCATCTGGACCTGGAGGACCAAAGGGACCAAGTGGACCATTTGGCCCTGGTggaccatcaggaccaggaggaCCAAAGGGACCAAGCGGGCCATTCGGCCCAGGTGGACCAAAGGGACCGGGAGGACCAAGTGGGCCACGGGGACCAAGCGGACCTTTCGGACCAAGtggaccatctggcccaggagcaCCAAAAGGACCAAGTGGACCATTCGGCCCTGGTGGGCCAAGCGGACTTAGTGGACCATTCGGACCTGGTGGGCCATCCGGACCAGGAGGGCCAAGCGGCACAAGGGGACCAAGTGGGCCATTCGGACCTGGCGGACCATCCGGACCATTGGGCCCTGGTGGACCATCTGGACCAGGAGGACCGAAGGGGCCAGGTGGACCAAGGGGACCAAGCGGACCATTCGGGCCTAGTGGACCATCCGGACCAAGGGGACCAAGTGGCCCGTTCGGCCCTGGTGGACCATCTGGACCAGGAGGACCAAAGGGGCCAAGTGGACCATTCGGCCCTAGTGGACCAAGCGGACCAAAGGGACCAAGTGGACCATTCGGGCCTAGTGGACCATCCGGACCAGGAGCACCAAGCGGCCCAAGAGGACCAAGCGGCCCATTCGGCCCTGGTGGACCATCTGGACCAGGGGGACCAAAGGGGCCAAGTGGACCATTCGGCCCTAGTGGACCATCCGGACCAGGAGGACCAAGGGGACCAAGTGGCCCATTCGGCCCTGGTGGACCATCCGGACCAGGAGGACCAAGGGGACCAGGTGGCCCATTCGGCCCTGGTGGACCAAGTGGACCAGGCGGGCCTAAGGGACCAAGCGGATCATTCGGCACTGGTGGGCCAAGCGGACCAGGAGGACCAAGCGGACCATTCGGACCTAGTGGACCATCCGGACCAGGAGGACCAAAGGGACCAAGTGGGCCATTCGGCCCTGCTGGCCCAAGCGGACCAAGGGGACCAAGCGGACCATCTGGGCCAGCAGGTCCAAGTGGACCATTTGGCCCTGGCGGACCAAGCGGACCTGGCGGACCAAGAGCTCCAACTGCCTCACTTTCCTTTGGCCCCAAAGGACCTTCAGGACCATCTGGGCCAAAGGGACCATTCCCAAGTGGGCCAAGCGGACCATTCGGCCCTGGTGGGCCAAGCGGACCAAGTGGACCATTCGGCCCTAGTGGACCGAGGGGACCAAGTGGACCATTCGGCCCTGGGGGACCAAGCGGACCTAGGGGACCAGGCGGGCCATTCCCAAGTGGACCATCTGGGCCAGGAGGACCAAGTGGACCAAGCGGACCGAGGGGACCAAGTGGACCATCTGGGCCAGCAGGACCAAGCGGACCATTCGGCCCTGGTGGACCGAGGGGACCAAGCGGGCCATTCCCAAGTGGGCCAAGTGGACCATCTGGCCCTAGAGGACCATCTGGGCCAGGAGGACCGTTCGGCCCTGGTGGACCAAGCGGACCTAGGGGACCAGGCGGGCCATTCCCAAGTGGACCATCTGGGCCAGGAGGACCAAGTGGACCAAGTGGACCAAGTGGACCGAGGGGACCAAGTGGACCATCTGGCCCAAGAGGACCATCTGGGCCAGCAGGACCAAGCGGACCATTCGGCCCTGGTGGACCGAGGGGACCAAGCGGGCCATTCCCAAGTGGGCCAAGTGGACCATCTGGCCCTAGAGGACCATCTGGGCCAGGAGGACCGTTCGGCCCTGGTGGACCAAGCGGACCAAGTGGACCATCTGGCCCTAGAGGACCATCTGGGCCAGGAGGACCGTTCGGCCCTGGTGGACCAAGCGGACCAAGTGGACCATCTGGACCTAGAGGACCATCTGGGCCAGGAGGACCGTTCGGCCCTGGTGGACCAAGCGGACCAAGTGGACCATCTGGCCCTAGAGGACCATCTGGGCCAGGAGGACCGTTCGGCCCTGGTGGACCAAGCGGACCAAGTGGACCATTCCCAAGTGGACCATCTGGGCCAGGAGGGCCAAGGGGACCAAGCGGTCCATTCGGTCCTGGTGGGCCATCCGGACCTGGAGGACCAAAGGGGCCAAGTGGACCATTCGGCCCTAGTGGACCAAGCGGACCAAAGGGACCAAGTGGACCATTCGGGCCTAGTGGACCATCCGGACCAGGAGGACCAAGTGCTCCAAGAGGACCAAGTGGGCCATTCGGACCAAGCGGGTCATTCCCAAGTGGACCATCCGGACAAGGAGGACCAAGCGGACCAAGGGGACCAAGTGGACCAAGAGGACCAAGTGGGCCATTCGGACCCAGTGGACCAGGAGGACCAAGCGGACCAAGTGGGCCTTTCGGACCAGGCGGACCTAAGGGACCAAGTGGGCCATCTGGACCAAGAGGCCCAAGCGGACCATTCGGCCCTAGTGGACCAGCCGGGCCTAAGGGTCCAACTGCCACATTTACCTTCGGATCGAGGTTGCCTACAGGACCAGCGGGTCCCAGTGGACCAAGGGGGCCTGGTGCTCCAAGTGGTCCAGGAGGACCAGGCGGACCTAAAGGGCCAAGCGGACCGTTTGGACCAAGTGGACCAGGAGGACCAAGTGGACCAGGTGGACCAGGCGGACCTAAAGGTCCAAGCGGACCATTCGGACCAAGTGGGCCAGGTGGACCAAGTGGACCTAAAGGGCCAAGCGGACCATTCGGACCAAGTGGACCAGGTGGACCAAGTGGACCTAAGGGGCCAAGCGGACCACTCGGACCAAGTGGTCCTGGAGGACCAAGTGGACCTGCTGGGCCAGGAGGATTTTTGTTTGGTGGCCCATCTGCCACACCTGCTCCCAAGGTCCCAGGTCTTCCACTGCCAGGTGGACCATCCGGGCCAAGTGGACCTAGAGGTCCAAGTGGATCCAGAACACCAACGAGGAAGCCACCTAGCTATGTGCCACTCCCTGGAGAAGTTCCGGGTGCTCCTAGCCTTTCCCGTGGACCAACACTGCCAGGCGCTACGGGTGTGACTGGTGCACCAAGGCTGCCAATTGGAGGGGGACCTAAAGGTCCAGCTACCCTTGGCTTCCCGCGGCTGCCAGGAGGCCCAGCCGGCGTCGGCAAATTGACTTTCATCAGCGGACTTCCTGTTCCAAAAGCACCAG GAGCACCTTCCATCACCATCTTCCCTGGGGCACCGGCTGTCACAACCTTTACTACTGGAGTCACAGGATTTATGCTTGGAGGCCCTGCCGGACCAACTACTCCCGGAGGATTTTCATTTGCATTCCCTGGTTTGCCCCAAGCTGGCCTTCCAAAAGCACCTAGTGGACCAAAGGCTCCAACTGTCACCTTCACATTCGGTCCAAGTGGTCCTTCTGGACCTAAGGGACCTAGCGGACCGCTTGGACCAAGCGGACCAGGAGGACCTTCTGGCCCCAGTGGACCACGAGGGCCAAGTGGGCCATCTGGCCCAAGTGGTCCTTCTGGACCTAAGGGACCTAGCGGGCCATTCGGACCAAGCGGACCAGGAGGACCTTCTGGCCCCAGTGGGCCACTAGGGCCAAGTGGGCCAAGCGGCCCATTCCCAAGCGGCCCATCAGGACCAAGAGGGCCCACTGGCCCAAGCGGACCATTGGGACCTGGTGGTCCCAAGGGACCAGCTGGACCAAGAGGACCAAGTGGACCAAGAGGACCAAGTGGGCCATATCCAAGTGGATCTCCAGGACCAAGTGGACCATTCCCAAGTGGACCATCAGGGCCAGCTGGACCGCGGGTACCTAGTGGACCTTTCGGACCTGGAGCTCCAACTGGACCATCTGGACCAAGGGGGCCATTCGGGCCAAGTGGACCTAAAGGACCAAGTGCCACATTTACCTTAGGTCCGAGTGGACCAAGTGGACCCCGCGGCCCAAGTGGACCAAGAGGACCTAGTGGCCCAGGTGGACCCAAAGGACCAAGCGGACCAGATGGACCAAGAGGACCAAGTGGCCCATCTGGACCAAGTGGACCATACCCCAGTGGACCGGCAGGACCAAGTGGGCCATTCCCGAGTGGACCATCTGGACCTAGAGGACCAAGCGGCCCGTCAGGACCGAGAGGACCCAGCGGCCctggcggaccattcggcccaagTGGGCCATCTGGACCAAGAGGACCAGGCGGACCAAGCGGACCAAGCGGACCATCTGGACCGAGAGGACCAAGTGGCCCATACCCTAGCGGTCCAGCAGGACCAAGCGGACCATTCCCGAGTGGGCCATCTGGACCAGGTGGACCAAGAGGACCAAGTGGCCCGTCAGGACCGAGAGGACCCAGCGGGCctggcggaccattcggcccaagTGGGCCATCTGGACCAAGAGGACCAAGCGGACCTGGCGGACCAAGCGGACCATCTGGACCGAGAGGACCAAGTGGTCCATACCCTAGCGGTCCAGCGGGACCAAGCGGACCATTCCCGAGTGGGCCATCTGGACCAGGTGGACCAAGAGGACCAAGTGGTCCATCAGGTCCGAGAGGACCCAGTGGGCCTGGCGGGCCATTCGGGCCAAGTGGACCAGGTGGACCATCTGGACCAAGAGGACCAAGTGGGCCAAGTGGTTCATACCCAAGTGGACCAGCAGGACCAAGTGGACCATTCCCAAGTGGCCCATCTGGACCAAGAGGACCAAGCGGTCCGTCCGGCCCGAGAGGACCCAGTGGGCCCGGTGGACCATTCGGACCAAGTGGTCCAAGCGGGCCCTCAGGACCAGGAGGACCATCTGGACCAAGAGGACCAAGTGGGCCAAGTGGTCCATACCCAAGTGGACCAGCTGGACCAAGTGGACCATTCCCAAGTGGGCCATCCGGACCACGAGGACCAAGCGGCCCATCAGGACCGCGAGGACCTAGCGGGCCTGGCGGACCAAGAGGACCAAGCGGACCTGGAGGGCCATCTGGACCAAGAGGACCAAGTGGTCCATACCCAAGTGGTCCAGCAGGACCTAGCGGACCATTCCCGAGCGGGCCATCTGGACCAAGCGGACCTAGAGGTCCCAGTGGACCACTTGGACCTGGCGGACCCAGTGGACCTAGTGGACCGAGAGGGCCGGGAGGACCATTTGGACCTAGCGGACCAAAAGCTCCAAGTGCCACATTCACTCTGGGCCCCCGTGCACCAGGCGGACCAAGAGGCCCATCTGGACCAAGTGGGCCATACCCCAGCGGACCTGCAGGACCTAGTGGACCATTCCCAAGTGGCCCATCAGGACCAAGTGGACCTCGAGGACCCAGCGGACCTCTAGGCCCTGGCGGACCAAAGGGACCAAGTGGCCCATCTGGACCAAGTGGACCATTCCCAAGTGGGCCATCTGGACCGAGAGGACCAAGTGGCCCATCAGGACCAAGAGGACCCGGTGGGCCTGGTGGACCAAGAGGACCAAGTGGTCCATATCCTAGTGGACCAGCTGGACCGAGCGGACCATTCCCAAGTGGGCCATCAGGACCAAGAGGACCAAGTGGCCCATCTGGGCCGAGAGGACCAAGTGGACCATCTGGACCATCTGGACCAAGAGGACCAAGTGGTCCATACCCAAGTGGACCAGCCGGACCAAGCGGACCATTCCCAAGTGGGCCATCTGGACCACGAGGACCAAGCGGCCCATCTGGACCGAGAGGACCTAGCGGGCCTGGTGGACCGTTCGGACCAAGTGGACCAAGCGGGCCCTCTGGACCAAGAGGACCAAGTGGACCAGGTGGACCATCTGGACCATCTGGACCAAGAGGACCAAGTGGTCCATACCCAAGTGGACCAGCAGGACCAAGCGGACCATTCCCAAGTGGGCCTTCTGGACCACGAGGACCAAGCGGCCCATCTGGACCGAGAGGACCTAGCGGGCCTGGTGGACCATTCGGACCAAGTGGACCATCTGGACCAAGAGGACCAAGTGGACCAAGTGGTCCATACCCAAGTGGACCAGCAGGACCAAGTGGGCCATCTGGACCACGAGGACCAAGCGGCCCATCTGGACCGAGAGGACCTAGCGGGCCTGGTGGACCATTCGGACCAAGTGGACCAAGCGGGCCCTCTGGACCAAGGGGACCAAGCGGACCATTCGGACCAAGCGGACCAGGTGGACCATCTGGACCAAGAGGACCAAGTGGACCAAGTGGTCCATACCCAAGTGGACCAGCAGGGCCGAGCGGGCCATTCCCAAGTGGACCATCTGGACCAGGAGGACCAAGTGACCCATCTGGACCGAGAGGACCTAGCGGGCCTGGCGGACCGTTCGGACCAAGTGGGCCAAGCGGGCCTTCCGGACCAAGAGGGCCAAGCGGACCAAAAGCTCCAAGTGCCACATTTACTTTGGGCCCCAGTGGACCAGTTGGCCCAAGAGGACCAAGCGGACCATCTGGACCAAGTGGACCATTCCCCAGTGGACCTGCAGGACCTAGTGGCCCATTCCCAAGTGGCCCATCAGGACCGAGCGGACCTAGGAGACCCAGCGGACCTCTAGGCCCTGGTGGACCAAGTGGACCATCTGGACCATTGGGTCCAAGTGGGCCAAGAGGACCTAGTGGCCCATCTGGACCAAGTGGGCCACGAGGACCATATCCCAGTGGGCCTGCAGGACCCAGTGGGCCATTCCCAAGTGGCCCATCAGGACCAAGCGGACCTAGAGGACCTGCCGGTCCAAGTGGGCCAAGAGGGCCTAGTGGTCCATCCGGACAGAGGGGACCAAGCGGTCCTGGTGGACCATTCGGCCCAAGTGGACCAGGAGGACCAAGCGGACCTGCAGGACCAAGTGGACCATTCCCAAGTGGTCCTTCTGGGCCTAAAGGACCGAGCGGACCATCCGGACCATTCGGCCCAAGCGGACCAAGGGGACCTAGCGGCCCATCTGGACCTAAAGGACCGAGCGGACCAAGCGGGCCttccggaccattcggcccaAGCGGACCAAGAGGACCTGGCGGCCCATCAGGACCAAGTGGACCCAGCGGGCCTAGCGGACCATTTGGACCAAGTGGACCTTCTGGACCAAGCGGACCTAGAGGACCTGGAGGACCAGGTGGACCAAGGGGACCAGGCGGACCATTTGGACCAAGTGGACCAAAGGCTCCAACTGCCACATTTATTTTCGGCCCCAGTGGACCAGGGGGACCTAGCGGCCCTGGTGGACCAAGCGGACCAAAGGGACCTGCCGGCCCTGGTGGTCCACGCGGACCAAGCGGACCAGCTGGTCCTAAAGGACCGTCTGCTCCTGGCTTGTCTTTGACTCCAAGTGGTGTCGTCGTACCTGGTGCCCCTGGTATCACAAGCATCCAGTTCGGTGGAAGGCTCGTTGGAGTTCCTAAAGTAACTGTTGGCTTGCCTCAGACATCTGTTTTGCTTCAGCCTGGTGGCCAAGTTACATATGGCAAGACTGAGCTTCACATCCAACCTCCAACTACTTACGTCATCCCAGGTCAAGTTGTTACGCAAACATTCGGAACAACAGTGAAGACTAGCGGTGTGCCATCTGCGGTGTATGGCATTTCTGGGCCCAGTATTCAGCTTCAGGGCAAGCCACTGGACTTTACGCTTGTGCTGAAAGAGCTGAAGGCTACACGCTACCTCTCTTGGCTGCAGAAAACCGGTGTCCTTCAGCTCATCAATGATGGAG CTGCCTACACCATCTTCGTTCCTAGTGACGACGCCATCGCCCAGATCCGAGGCCAGCTGCTTTCGAAGCTAGAGGGAGACGCTCAGCTTCTCAGGCAGCTTGTGCTGTACCACATTGTTCCTGGCCAGGTTACCATCGACAACGACCGCACTTTCCCCACTCTTGACGAAGGCAGCCTGCTGAGGTTCAACAAGTACTTTAACGGAAGG GTTGTGACAGCTTCCGGCGGAATCATCGGTCCCAAGAAGCAGCAAGGCAACTTCGTGTTCTACACCATTGACCGGGTTCTTCACCGGCCAGGAGGCAGCATCTTGGACGTTATTCACCAGTCCATCCTCCTGCCTAAGCTGGACGAGGCCATCAAGTTTGCCGGGCTCGAGGAGTACCTCTCCG GCGTCGGACCATACACCATCTTCGCGCCAAGTGACCAGGCCTTCAAGAACGCCGTTGGCATGGAGAACGTACTGCGCGACAGGGAAGCCCTGAAAG CCCTGCTGCTCCGCCACATCGTGTTGGGCACTGTGTACAGTGCTGGAGTCCAGGAAAACCAGGTCCTCAAGACCGTGGGAGGCCTTGAGCTCAAGATGAGCATCATCCCAG AGTGCATCACAGTGAACGGGGTGAACATCAACAACCCAGACAACGTCGCCTCCAACGGCGTCATCCACGTGATCGATCATTTCCTCTAG